A stretch of the Massilia sp. W12 genome encodes the following:
- a CDS encoding PfkB family carbohydrate kinase, with the protein MPGKTFDLLVIGGAGIDTIVPLPALPLALADSTHVEPILDYVAHTGNGVALGALAAGLRVKFLDLIGADQAGAMIRARHAACGLDAEYALAPAGTRRSVNLVDKQGRRQSLYDGRETPGQRLPDALLQAALPHAHHVHVSIMDWARHVLPAARAAEVFISTDLHDWDGVAQHHWDFALQADGVFVSGTRLGANEAALAAQIFQHGQAQWLIVMDGAHGSRAWLREQAHAPLRQAALPPPGAVIDSNGAGDSYVAAFIAARLRGLALSDCMRIGARAGAYACTRAGTHEAFLNPWLAAE; encoded by the coding sequence ATGCCTGGCAAAACATTCGATCTCTTAGTAATAGGCGGGGCTGGCATTGACACCATTGTGCCGCTGCCGGCGCTGCCGCTGGCGCTGGCCGATTCCACGCATGTCGAGCCGATTCTCGATTACGTCGCCCATACCGGCAATGGGGTTGCGCTGGGCGCGCTGGCGGCGGGCTTGCGCGTCAAATTCCTGGATTTGATCGGGGCCGATCAGGCCGGCGCCATGATACGAGCGCGCCATGCGGCTTGCGGACTGGATGCGGAATATGCGCTGGCCCCGGCTGGCACCCGGCGCAGTGTGAATCTGGTCGATAAGCAGGGCCGGCGGCAATCTTTGTATGACGGACGCGAAACGCCGGGTCAGCGTTTGCCCGATGCGCTTTTGCAAGCCGCCTTACCGCATGCGCACCATGTGCATGTGTCGATCATGGATTGGGCGCGCCACGTCTTGCCGGCAGCGCGCGCGGCCGAAGTTTTCATCAGCACCGATTTGCATGATTGGGATGGCGTGGCGCAACATCATTGGGATTTTGCCTTGCAAGCCGATGGCGTGTTTGTCAGCGGGACACGGCTGGGCGCCAATGAAGCCGCTCTGGCGGCGCAGATTTTCCAGCATGGTCAGGCGCAATGGCTGATTGTGATGGATGGCGCGCACGGCAGCCGCGCCTGGCTGCGTGAGCAAGCGCATGCGCCGCTGCGCCAAGCCGCCCTGCCGCCGCCCGGCGCGGTGATTGACAGCAATGGCGCAGGCGATTCCTATGTCGCCGCATTTATCGCGGCGCGCTTGCGCGGTCTGGCCCTGAGCGACTGCATGCGCATCGGCGCGCGCGCCGGCGCATATGCCTGCACCCGGGCGGGGACGCATGAGGCTTTCCTCAATCCATGGCTTGCCGCAGAATGA